The following proteins come from a genomic window of Corynebacterium falsenii:
- a CDS encoding ExeM/NucH family extracellular endonuclease, producing the protein MPLHSRAQLSRAATTVLSISAVTLCATVVPTAYATPAADNVVISEVYGGGGNKGAELTNDFVELYNPTSAPISLDGWAVQYLSSKATQANHTIPLTGSIAAGGHYLIQGAKGSGGSTSFNSDLQADSLAMSGSSGSIVLTNNTDTWAEGSAAVDIVGYGSTKVAEGASAPGTSNADSVSRNAAGTDSDDNAADFTKGLPSPQFTGGDATTQPSNPGGDGGDGGTDPGNPTDPTPGDKTPIDAIQGTGDASPLLDKTVTTTGWVTANYPEGGLNGFVIQMGGTGTAARAAGQASQAIFIYSRDQHPSALDKCVVVTGKVGEFKTSTQLAASTIKESDNPAVDCGEKPRPITDAIPTDPAQREANEHMLFQPSGDYTVTNNYELSSYGSVDLVAGDKPLYQATQMVAPGPDAVAYEENNKRQVITLDDGSTRNYFTSDQAKDVPLPYLSSAEGIKSLRTGDVVHFQQPAVLSFNFDKWGLQPTGEITGATGRGALPIEWADSRPAEVNGPENVGGDLSLASFNVLNYFTDLGKDEPGCKAYRDRDGNPVTTDYCTVRGAYTEQAFHDQQAKIVRAINTLNVSVLGLEEIENSAKFGHDRDASLRNLVDALNAAGGNWKYVPSPASLPGSEDVIRTAFIYNPDKLSPVGESRILDHEAFTDIARQPLAQEFQVAGAGRMVAVVNHFKSKGSVARGDADTGDGQGNNARLRKEMSVQLTQWLKEQKDWAELPQFVMGDLNSYAREDALRVLEDAGFSNVEDRFDAGSSYQYAGRVGSLDHVLGNAAAMKLVTGADVWDINSDEATSFEYSRRNYNVVDFYAPDVFRSSDHDPIKVGLTAPTAQGSDGGDGHGDGGSGGNGNGGDTGQPGQPGTGGSSGSGGSGGTGGGSNGGSTGGVTGSVQSAWDSITSLPRPARAAVIGGIIGAFLGGAALGGLLGGLFGFGANRGFFSFLDRWF; encoded by the coding sequence ATGCCCCTGCATTCCCGCGCGCAGCTGTCCCGCGCCGCCACCACCGTTCTCAGCATTTCTGCCGTGACCCTCTGCGCCACGGTCGTTCCCACCGCCTACGCCACGCCCGCCGCAGACAACGTCGTCATCAGCGAGGTCTACGGCGGCGGTGGAAACAAGGGCGCTGAGCTGACAAACGACTTTGTCGAACTGTACAACCCCACCTCGGCGCCGATCTCCCTCGACGGTTGGGCAGTCCAGTACCTCTCATCGAAGGCCACCCAAGCCAACCACACCATTCCCCTCACCGGTTCCATCGCGGCTGGTGGACACTACCTCATCCAGGGCGCGAAGGGCAGCGGCGGCTCCACCTCCTTCAACTCTGACCTGCAGGCCGACTCCCTTGCCATGAGCGGCTCCAGCGGTTCGATCGTGCTCACCAACAACACCGACACTTGGGCCGAAGGCTCCGCTGCCGTGGACATCGTCGGCTATGGCAGCACCAAGGTCGCCGAGGGCGCATCGGCACCGGGCACCTCCAACGCCGACTCCGTCTCGCGCAACGCGGCCGGTACTGACAGCGATGACAACGCGGCGGACTTCACCAAGGGTCTCCCATCGCCCCAATTCACTGGGGGCGACGCCACCACGCAGCCCAGCAACCCGGGCGGCGATGGAGGGGACGGCGGCACAGACCCCGGAAACCCCACTGACCCAACCCCAGGGGACAAGACTCCCATCGACGCGATCCAGGGCACTGGTGACGCCTCGCCGCTCCTCGACAAGACCGTCACAACAACCGGCTGGGTCACCGCCAACTACCCCGAAGGCGGCCTCAACGGATTCGTCATCCAAATGGGCGGAACCGGCACTGCAGCCCGCGCGGCAGGGCAGGCCTCCCAGGCGATCTTCATCTACTCCCGCGATCAGCACCCCTCCGCCCTGGACAAGTGCGTTGTGGTCACCGGAAAGGTGGGAGAGTTCAAGACATCCACGCAGCTGGCGGCGTCGACCATAAAGGAATCCGACAACCCGGCGGTCGATTGCGGTGAGAAACCCCGGCCGATCACCGATGCCATCCCCACCGATCCGGCGCAGCGCGAAGCCAACGAGCACATGCTGTTCCAACCGTCCGGCGACTACACCGTGACCAACAACTACGAGCTGTCCAGCTACGGCTCGGTAGACCTAGTCGCAGGGGACAAGCCGCTCTACCAGGCCACCCAGATGGTGGCCCCCGGACCGGACGCGGTGGCGTACGAGGAGAACAACAAGCGCCAGGTCATCACTCTCGACGACGGCTCAACGCGCAACTACTTCACCAGTGACCAGGCCAAGGACGTGCCCCTGCCGTACTTGAGCTCGGCCGAGGGGATCAAGTCCCTGCGCACCGGCGACGTGGTCCACTTCCAGCAGCCCGCGGTGCTGAGCTTCAACTTCGACAAATGGGGGCTGCAGCCCACCGGCGAGATCACTGGGGCGACCGGCAGGGGAGCGCTACCCATTGAGTGGGCGGATAGCCGACCGGCGGAAGTCAACGGACCGGAAAACGTGGGCGGAGACCTGTCCCTGGCGAGCTTCAACGTGCTCAACTACTTCACGGACCTGGGCAAGGACGAGCCGGGGTGTAAGGCGTACCGCGACCGCGACGGCAACCCTGTGACCACCGACTACTGCACCGTCCGTGGTGCCTACACGGAGCAGGCCTTCCACGACCAGCAGGCCAAGATCGTGCGCGCGATCAACACCCTCAACGTGTCCGTGCTGGGCCTGGAGGAGATCGAGAACTCCGCGAAATTCGGTCACGATAGGGACGCTTCCCTGCGCAACCTCGTGGATGCCCTCAACGCCGCAGGGGGCAACTGGAAGTACGTGCCAAGCCCGGCGTCCTTGCCGGGTTCGGAGGACGTGATCCGTACCGCGTTTATCTACAACCCGGACAAGCTCAGCCCGGTGGGCGAGTCGCGCATCCTCGACCACGAGGCATTCACCGACATCGCGCGGCAGCCGCTCGCTCAAGAGTTCCAGGTCGCCGGAGCAGGGCGCATGGTGGCGGTCGTCAACCACTTCAAGTCCAAGGGCTCGGTGGCCCGCGGGGATGCCGACACGGGCGATGGCCAAGGCAATAATGCCCGGCTGCGCAAGGAAATGTCCGTACAGCTGACGCAGTGGCTGAAGGAGCAGAAGGACTGGGCCGAGCTGCCGCAGTTCGTCATGGGTGACCTCAACTCCTACGCGAGGGAAGACGCCCTGCGGGTGCTCGAAGATGCTGGGTTTAGCAACGTGGAGGATAGGTTCGACGCCGGAAGTTCGTATCAGTACGCCGGGCGCGTGGGGTCCCTCGATCACGTTCTGGGCAACGCGGCCGCCATGAAGCTGGTGACCGGTGCCGACGTGTGGGACATCAACTCGGACGAGGCGACGAGCTTTGAATACTCGCGGCGCAACTACAACGTGGTGGATTTCTATGCCCCGGATGTGTTCCGCAGCTCCGACCATGACCCCATCAAGGTGGGGTTGACGGCGCCTACTGCGCAGGGCAGTGACGGCGGTGACGGTCACGGTGACGGCGGCAGTGGCGGCAATGGCAATGGTGGGGATACCGGCCAGCCGGGTCAGCCGGGCACGGGTGGAAGCAGTGGCAGCGGTGGTAGTGGCGGCACCGGTGGCGGTTCGAACGGCGGCTCAACCGGTGGTGTGACGGGCAGCGTGCAATCTGCCTGGGATTCCATCACCTCCCTGCCGCGGCCTGCCCGCGCGGCAGTGATCGGTGGAATCATCGGAGCATTCCTCGGCGGGGCAGCTCTCGGTGGTCTCCTTGGCGGGCTCTTCGGCTTCGGTGCGAACCGCGGGTTTTTCTCGTTTCTAGACCGCTGGTTTTAG
- a CDS encoding bifunctional metallophosphatase/5'-nucleotidase yields MSRRLSRAALALVITPTLAVPGFAVPASAAEADQTTINILGITDFHGHISQTKGRDGSVAEIGANALSCYIDNERAANPNTSFVSAGDNIGGSAFESSILQDKPTIEVLNAMGLDASAVGNHELDKGWNDLNGRVGVHGDKLAKFPYLSANMQGADIAPTTIVERDGVRIAYVGAITDTTNTLVSPAGIPGITFSEPIAAVNAQAAALKNDGKADVVIGLVHEGVEPTGFTKDVDAVIAGHTHKQRNEPGQPPVVQPGNYGNALADIDVVYDKADKKVVSVTTANHTAAEMAAACGDKANPEVARIVSAAKQAAEAEGQKVVATLSNDFYRGSNATGGSGSNRGTESTLNSLLADATLESVNAGTDLNAEIGVMNAGGVRADLEKGDVTFSEAYAVQPFNNTLATVDITGAEFTKVLEQQWRESNGGRPTLILGLSKNVQYSYDPTAPIGSKVTAVYVNGQPIDPAKTYRVAGSTFLLNEGDGYTGFNTASGANTIRDTGIVDVDAFNQYLAANGDVQPRTNQTSVGVTFRKGDATVAATELPGGQRITVDLSSLSYTTPGEPQAKTATVEFGTPQAGVGNAGDAVKWTEPVSAPVDNTITDNNNETGQARLEATVPAGATLMRVRTDNGTDFEMPIKVTGGTGEGGGNGGNNPGGGTGSTGSTGGINWDVIGSSQSPDQARQTVWNLLFGGALSAIAALGLFTWARDHGFLPAWLQRMIQR; encoded by the coding sequence ATGTCTCGTCGCCTGTCCCGAGCCGCCTTGGCTCTCGTCATCACGCCGACCCTGGCTGTGCCCGGTTTCGCAGTCCCCGCATCGGCGGCCGAAGCGGATCAGACCACGATCAATATTCTCGGTATCACGGACTTCCACGGACACATCTCACAGACCAAGGGCCGTGATGGCTCGGTCGCGGAGATCGGCGCCAACGCCCTGTCGTGCTACATCGACAACGAGCGCGCCGCCAACCCCAACACCAGCTTCGTGTCCGCCGGAGACAACATCGGTGGTTCGGCCTTCGAATCGTCCATCCTGCAGGACAAGCCGACCATCGAGGTGCTCAACGCCATGGGGCTCGACGCTTCGGCGGTAGGAAACCACGAGCTCGATAAGGGCTGGAATGATCTCAATGGCCGCGTCGGTGTGCATGGAGACAAGCTCGCGAAGTTCCCCTACCTGTCGGCAAACATGCAGGGAGCGGACATCGCCCCGACCACGATCGTGGAACGCGACGGGGTCCGCATAGCTTACGTGGGTGCCATCACCGACACCACGAACACACTGGTGAGCCCAGCAGGCATCCCTGGCATCACCTTTAGCGAGCCCATCGCCGCCGTCAATGCCCAGGCTGCTGCCCTGAAGAACGATGGCAAGGCCGACGTGGTGATCGGCCTTGTGCACGAGGGCGTGGAGCCCACTGGTTTCACCAAGGACGTGGACGCGGTCATTGCTGGCCACACCCACAAGCAGCGCAACGAGCCGGGCCAGCCTCCCGTGGTGCAGCCCGGAAACTACGGCAACGCTTTGGCCGATATTGACGTGGTGTATGACAAGGCCGACAAGAAGGTCGTCAGCGTCACCACGGCCAACCACACCGCCGCCGAGATGGCCGCGGCGTGTGGCGATAAGGCCAACCCTGAGGTGGCACGGATCGTCAGCGCCGCCAAGCAGGCCGCGGAGGCCGAGGGACAGAAGGTCGTGGCCACCCTCAGTAACGATTTCTACCGTGGCTCCAATGCCACCGGTGGCAGCGGAAGCAACCGTGGCACCGAATCCACGCTGAACTCGCTGCTGGCGGATGCCACCCTGGAGTCAGTCAACGCGGGCACCGACCTTAACGCTGAGATCGGTGTCATGAACGCTGGCGGCGTGCGCGCCGACCTGGAGAAGGGCGATGTCACGTTCTCCGAGGCGTACGCGGTACAGCCGTTCAACAACACCCTGGCCACCGTGGACATCACTGGCGCGGAGTTCACCAAGGTTCTCGAGCAGCAGTGGCGCGAGTCTAACGGTGGGCGGCCGACCCTCATCCTTGGGCTGTCCAAGAACGTGCAGTACTCCTACGATCCGACCGCTCCCATTGGCTCGAAGGTCACCGCGGTCTATGTCAATGGCCAGCCCATTGACCCCGCGAAGACCTACCGGGTGGCTGGCAGCACCTTCCTCCTCAACGAGGGTGATGGCTACACCGGCTTCAACACGGCCTCGGGCGCCAATACGATCCGGGATACCGGCATCGTTGATGTGGATGCCTTCAACCAGTACCTCGCCGCCAACGGCGACGTGCAGCCGCGCACCAACCAGACCAGCGTGGGTGTGACATTCCGCAAGGGCGATGCCACCGTCGCGGCCACGGAGCTTCCGGGCGGGCAGAGGATCACCGTGGATCTGAGTTCCCTGAGCTATACGACCCCTGGCGAGCCCCAAGCTAAGACCGCCACGGTCGAGTTCGGCACCCCGCAGGCGGGGGTTGGAAACGCCGGAGATGCTGTGAAGTGGACCGAGCCGGTGAGCGCCCCGGTCGATAACACCATCACGGACAACAACAACGAAACCGGCCAGGCCCGCCTCGAGGCCACCGTCCCAGCTGGGGCGACCCTCATGCGCGTGCGCACGGACAACGGCACCGACTTCGAGATGCCGATCAAGGTCACCGGCGGAACCGGTGAAGGCGGCGGTAACGGCGGCAACAACCCCGGTGGCGGTACCGGTAGCACTGGCAGCACCGGCGGCATCAACTGGGATGTCATCGGCTCCAGTCAGTCCCCGGACCAGGCCCGCCAGACCGTGTGGAACCTCCTGTTCGGCGGTGCACTGTCCGCCATTGCAGCCCTCGGTCTGTTTACGTGGGCCCGCGACCACGGCTTCCTGCCCGCGTGGCTCCAGCGGATGATCCAGCGCTAA
- the hisS gene encoding histidine--tRNA ligase, with amino-acid sequence MNSSETTQKKFKALSAPKGVPDYVPPTSAEFFAVRNAFIGAAHTAGYEHIELPVFEETALYARGVGESTDIVSKEMYTFEDRGGRSVTLRPEGTAGVIRAVNEHNLDRGQLPVKLAYSGPFFRYERPQAGRYRQLQQVGVEAIGVDDPALDAEVVALADRCFRSLGLTGFRLELTSLGDWDDRPAYRQKLQDFLRTLPLDEETQHRATINPLRVLDDKRAEMQEMLADAPLMVDNLSDSSREHFETVTGLLDDLGVEYTINPRMVRGLDYYTKTCFEFVHDGLGAQSGIGGGGRYDGLMKQLGGQDLSGVGFGLGVDRALLALEAEKLQASSGRRVDVYGVALGAQAKARMAKVINDLRQAGVSADMSYGDRGLKGAMKGADRAGALYALVLGESELNNGTIAVKDLQAHDQTDVDITSVVGELQSRLGQ; translated from the coding sequence GTGAATAGCAGTGAAACGACCCAGAAGAAGTTTAAGGCTCTGAGCGCGCCCAAGGGCGTGCCGGACTACGTGCCGCCGACATCGGCGGAGTTCTTCGCGGTGCGCAACGCTTTCATCGGCGCTGCACACACTGCGGGGTATGAGCACATCGAGCTTCCCGTCTTTGAAGAGACGGCGTTGTACGCGCGCGGTGTGGGTGAATCCACCGACATCGTGAGCAAGGAGATGTACACCTTCGAAGATCGCGGCGGCCGCTCCGTCACGCTGCGCCCCGAGGGAACCGCTGGCGTTATCCGCGCGGTTAATGAACACAATTTGGATCGTGGCCAGTTGCCCGTGAAGTTGGCCTACAGCGGCCCGTTCTTCCGTTACGAGCGCCCACAGGCGGGTCGTTATCGTCAGCTGCAGCAGGTCGGCGTGGAGGCCATCGGTGTGGATGACCCGGCGCTGGATGCCGAGGTCGTTGCGCTGGCTGATCGCTGCTTCCGCTCGCTGGGACTCACCGGCTTCCGTCTCGAGCTGACCAGCCTTGGCGATTGGGATGATCGGCCGGCCTACCGGCAGAAGCTGCAGGATTTCCTGCGCACGCTGCCGTTGGATGAAGAAACACAGCACCGAGCCACTATCAACCCCTTGCGCGTGCTCGATGACAAGCGCGCCGAGATGCAGGAGATGCTTGCCGATGCCCCGCTGATGGTGGACAACTTGAGCGACAGTTCCCGCGAACACTTCGAGACCGTCACGGGGCTGCTCGATGACTTGGGCGTGGAATACACGATCAACCCCCGCATGGTGCGTGGTCTCGATTACTACACGAAGACCTGTTTCGAGTTCGTCCACGATGGCCTGGGCGCACAGTCCGGCATCGGTGGCGGCGGTCGCTACGACGGCCTCATGAAGCAGCTCGGCGGTCAGGATCTGTCGGGTGTGGGCTTCGGGTTGGGCGTCGACCGCGCCCTGCTGGCCTTGGAAGCCGAGAAGCTGCAGGCCTCGTCCGGGCGCAGGGTAGACGTGTATGGCGTCGCACTAGGAGCCCAGGCCAAGGCCAGGATGGCGAAGGTCATCAATGACCTGCGCCAGGCCGGGGTGTCCGCCGACATGTCCTACGGCGATCGTGGACTCAAGGGTGCGATGAAGGGTGCCGACCGGGCCGGTGCGCTGTATGCGTTGGTCCTCGGCGAATCCGAGCTGAACAACGGCACGATTGCCGTGAAGGATCTGCAAGCGCACGATCAAACCGATGTTGATATCACCTCGGTAGTTGGCGAATTGCAGAGCCGCCTGGGCCAGTAG
- a CDS encoding MBL fold metallo-hydrolase translates to MNTPQSSSNPESVFPGLPATTDILGFAAGPLDTNCYVLIDRSSPDAISGDSSSNSAEGVKEGVTAGVAAGQPAGRAVVIDPGMGAKAVIDELADEYNFTVDSVVLTHGHIDHIRDAGALGVPVYVHPLDRFFLEESLEGSPFSELFDVANMVQPEDIRDLEDTVEIGGVTFDVHHTPGHSPGHVMLRVGGLIIGGDVLFRGGVGRTDLPGCSPEDMLLTLKKITAEFADDDVVLPGHGPQTTMGTEKRTNSFLHAVQ, encoded by the coding sequence ATGAACACTCCACAGAGCTCTTCGAATCCAGAGTCGGTTTTTCCCGGCTTGCCCGCAACCACGGACATTCTTGGTTTCGCTGCCGGCCCGTTGGATACCAACTGCTATGTCCTCATTGATCGTTCGTCGCCCGACGCCATCTCGGGGGATTCATCCTCGAATTCCGCTGAGGGTGTCAAGGAGGGTGTTACGGCGGGTGTCGCGGCAGGCCAACCTGCGGGTCGAGCCGTAGTCATCGATCCGGGAATGGGCGCCAAGGCTGTCATCGATGAGCTGGCCGACGAGTACAACTTCACCGTGGACTCGGTGGTGCTCACCCATGGCCACATCGATCACATTCGAGACGCCGGTGCCTTGGGCGTTCCGGTCTATGTTCACCCGCTCGATCGGTTCTTCCTGGAGGAGTCGCTTGAGGGCTCTCCGTTTTCCGAACTGTTCGACGTGGCGAACATGGTGCAGCCGGAAGACATCCGTGATCTGGAGGACACCGTGGAGATTGGGGGAGTGACTTTCGACGTGCACCACACACCAGGGCATTCACCGGGGCATGTGATGCTGCGCGTTGGCGGCCTGATTATCGGCGGCGATGTGCTGTTCCGTGGGGGAGTAGGCCGGACGGATCTTCCCGGCTGTTCCCCGGAGGACATGCTGTTGACGTTGAAGAAGATCACTGCGGAGTTTGCGGATGATGACGTGGTGCTGCCCGGTCACGGCCCGCAGACGACCATGGGGACGGAAAAGCGCACCAATTCCTTCTTGCACGCTGTGCAGTAG
- a CDS encoding peptidylprolyl isomerase: MVGVSDKPEKTYPNKDRRDAALDDLEKSLKSRERKAKAAPLGVIVATLLVLVVLVGGIWYAATYQPDQDNTADSSDQQTSEPQTQNAALPAGPLKPYGQTVNCEFKADGEAAKPVNAPDGKDVPATGTENVTLKTNDGDIGLTLENSKSPCATFSFEHLVKAGYYNNTVCHRSVKSSSMTILQCGDPTGNGTGGPGYSFPDEYPTNGVEGDAVNQPVTYPRGTLAMANSGENTNGSQFFLVTGDTTLPPKYSIFGTISESGLQTLDKILEKAPEGDGKPSETVTIESAQMN; encoded by the coding sequence ATGGTGGGCGTGTCTGACAAGCCTGAGAAAACCTATCCCAACAAAGATCGCCGCGACGCTGCTCTCGACGATCTGGAAAAGTCACTGAAGTCCCGCGAGCGCAAGGCCAAGGCCGCGCCGCTCGGAGTCATTGTGGCCACGCTCCTTGTCCTCGTGGTTCTGGTCGGCGGCATCTGGTACGCCGCGACGTACCAGCCGGATCAGGACAACACCGCCGACTCGAGCGACCAGCAGACCAGTGAACCGCAGACCCAGAACGCGGCCCTGCCCGCCGGACCACTCAAGCCCTATGGCCAGACGGTCAACTGTGAGTTCAAGGCAGACGGCGAAGCCGCCAAGCCCGTGAACGCCCCGGATGGCAAGGACGTTCCTGCCACCGGCACCGAAAACGTCACCCTGAAGACGAACGACGGCGATATTGGGCTCACGCTGGAGAACTCCAAGTCCCCCTGCGCAACGTTCTCCTTCGAGCACCTGGTCAAGGCCGGCTACTACAACAACACGGTGTGCCACCGCTCCGTGAAGTCCTCGTCCATGACGATCCTGCAGTGCGGTGACCCGACCGGTAACGGCACCGGCGGCCCCGGCTACAGTTTCCCAGACGAGTACCCCACCAACGGTGTGGAAGGCGATGCCGTCAACCAGCCCGTGACCTACCCCCGCGGCACCCTGGCCATGGCGAACTCCGGTGAGAACACGAACGGATCGCAGTTCTTCCTCGTCACCGGTGATACCACCCTGCCGCCGAAGTACAGCATCTTCGGCACCATCTCCGAGTCCGGTCTGCAGACCCTGGACAAGATCTTGGAGAAGGCACCGGAAGGCGACGGTAAGCCCAGCGAGACCGTCACCATCGAGTCGGCACAGATGAACTAA
- a CDS encoding RelA/SpoT family protein codes for MTNDKGSLWMAARIARSLTGTAKPKINPVLGPLITIHRRYHPRADLELLNRAYATAERLHDGVTRKSGEPYITHPLAVATIAAEIGMDTTTLVAALLHDTVEDTDYSLDDLTRDFGEEVARLVDGVTKLDKVVLGSAAEAETIRKMIVAMANDPRVLVIKVSDRLHNMRTMRFLPPEKQAKKARETLEVIAPLAHRLGMATVKWELEDLAFAILYPKKYEEIVRLVADRAPKRDQYLARVKQEIELSMSRSSVHAEVVGRPKHYWSIYQKMIVRGRDFDEIFDLVGVRILVDTVKDCYAAVGAIHTLYQPMPGRFKDYISSPRFGVYQSLHTTVIGPDAKPLEVQIRTHEMHHNAEFGIAAHWRYKETRGTHGGDNQEVDQMAWMRQLLDWQKEAADPNEFLDSLRYDLSTNQIFVFTPKGDAITLPTGATPVDFAYAVHTEVGHRCIGAKVNGKLVALESQLKTGDKVEIFTSKDQSAGPSQDWAKFVVSPRAKSKIRQWFAKERREEAVDKGRDLLAAEVQRGGVAMHRLLTHDSMRAIASELRYADVDALYAAIGRNDVTAGHVTHLLMEHFGEEEETEDSVVTSSPVVSRVSRNARTPQEGRGDGSGILVQGEADFSAKLAKCCTPVPGDQIFGFITRGGGVSVHRVDCTNSEKLHQEPQRIIEVSWASSFTNAVFTVTIQIEGLDRNGLLSEVTRVVSEQKVPIVATNSHTSQDRVAVIRFTFEVSDTKQLGYTMNQLRNVEGVFDVYRVTTGG; via the coding sequence ATGACGAACGATAAAGGATCGCTGTGGATGGCCGCGCGCATCGCGCGCAGCCTCACCGGCACGGCCAAGCCCAAGATCAACCCCGTGTTGGGCCCCCTGATCACTATTCACCGCCGCTACCACCCCCGGGCGGATCTGGAACTGCTCAACCGAGCGTATGCCACGGCCGAGCGACTGCATGATGGCGTCACCCGAAAATCCGGCGAGCCGTACATCACGCACCCGCTGGCAGTGGCGACGATCGCGGCAGAAATCGGCATGGATACCACCACGCTGGTGGCGGCGCTCCTGCACGACACGGTGGAGGACACCGACTACAGCCTCGACGATCTCACCCGGGACTTCGGAGAAGAGGTCGCGCGCCTCGTTGATGGTGTGACGAAGCTGGACAAGGTCGTGCTCGGGTCCGCAGCCGAAGCCGAAACCATCCGCAAGATGATCGTGGCGATGGCCAACGATCCACGCGTGCTCGTTATCAAGGTCTCTGACCGCCTGCACAACATGCGCACCATGCGCTTCCTGCCGCCGGAGAAGCAGGCAAAGAAAGCCCGCGAGACCCTCGAGGTCATTGCGCCGCTGGCTCACCGCCTCGGCATGGCCACGGTCAAGTGGGAACTCGAAGACCTCGCCTTCGCCATCCTGTACCCCAAGAAGTACGAGGAAATCGTGCGGCTGGTGGCCGATCGGGCGCCGAAACGCGATCAATACCTCGCGCGGGTGAAGCAGGAAATTGAGCTGTCGATGTCGCGGTCCTCGGTGCACGCCGAGGTGGTTGGCCGCCCGAAGCACTACTGGTCGATCTACCAGAAGATGATCGTCCGTGGCCGCGACTTCGACGAGATCTTTGACCTCGTGGGCGTGCGCATTCTCGTGGACACGGTCAAAGACTGCTACGCCGCCGTGGGCGCGATCCACACGTTGTACCAGCCCATGCCGGGCCGGTTCAAGGACTATATTTCCTCCCCGCGGTTCGGCGTGTACCAGTCGCTGCACACCACCGTCATCGGACCGGATGCCAAGCCCCTCGAGGTGCAAATTCGCACCCATGAGATGCACCACAACGCCGAATTCGGCATTGCGGCGCACTGGCGATACAAGGAAACGCGCGGCACGCACGGTGGCGACAATCAGGAAGTCGACCAGATGGCGTGGATGCGCCAGCTGCTGGACTGGCAGAAGGAAGCCGCCGATCCCAACGAGTTCCTGGACTCGCTGCGCTACGACCTGTCCACGAACCAGATTTTCGTGTTCACCCCGAAGGGCGACGCGATCACGCTGCCAACGGGCGCCACGCCGGTGGACTTCGCCTACGCCGTGCACACGGAAGTGGGGCACAGGTGTATCGGCGCGAAGGTTAACGGCAAACTCGTGGCGCTGGAATCTCAGCTCAAGACCGGCGACAAGGTAGAGATCTTCACGTCGAAGGATCAGTCCGCGGGTCCGTCCCAGGATTGGGCCAAGTTCGTGGTTTCCCCGCGCGCTAAGTCGAAGATTCGCCAGTGGTTCGCCAAGGAACGCCGCGAGGAAGCGGTGGACAAGGGCCGCGACCTGCTGGCAGCCGAAGTGCAACGCGGTGGCGTGGCCATGCACCGGTTGCTCACCCACGATTCCATGCGGGCTATTGCCTCGGAGCTGCGGTACGCGGATGTCGATGCGTTGTACGCGGCGATCGGCCGAAATGACGTCACCGCTGGCCACGTGACCCACCTGCTCATGGAGCACTTCGGCGAGGAAGAGGAGACCGAGGACTCGGTTGTCACCAGCTCGCCGGTGGTTTCGCGGGTCTCACGCAACGCCCGGACTCCGCAGGAGGGCCGCGGCGATGGCTCCGGCATTCTCGTGCAGGGTGAGGCGGATTTCTCCGCGAAGCTGGCCAAGTGTTGCACGCCGGTGCCGGGGGACCAGATCTTCGGCTTCATTACTCGCGGCGGCGGGGTGTCCGTGCACCGCGTGGACTGCACGAACTCGGAGAAGCTGCATCAGGAGCCGCAGCGGATCATCGAGGTCTCGTGGGCCAGCAGCTTTACCAACGCTGTGTTTACGGTGACGATCCAGATCGAAGGGCTCGACCGCAATGGGTTGCTCTCCGAGGTGACTCGGGTCGTCTCTGAGCAGAAGGTGCCGATCGTGGCGACGAACTCCCACACCTCGCAGGACCGCGTGGCAGTGATTCGTTTTACCTTCGAGGTGTCGGATACGAAGCAGCTCGGTTACACGATGAACCAGCTGCGCAACGTCGAAGGAGTCTTCGACGTGTATCGCGTCACCACGGGCGGTTAG
- a CDS encoding adenine phosphoribosyltransferase translates to MTPPAGDTPTTPNAAEAIRSLIRVVPDFPSQGIIFEDLTPVLADPIAFRAVVRDLADHCRADDVDFIGGLDARGFLLGSAVAYELGIGILAVRKGGKLPPPVHRVEYDLEYGSAALEIPADDSIPLRGKKVFLIDDVLATGGTLQASRSLLEKAGATVSGLAVVLEVEGLNGRDLFKDLPLYVVAHQGEGR, encoded by the coding sequence TTGACACCACCCGCAGGAGACACTCCCACGACGCCCAACGCAGCTGAGGCCATCCGCTCGCTTATCCGCGTGGTTCCGGATTTCCCAAGTCAGGGGATCATCTTCGAGGACCTCACTCCCGTCCTTGCCGATCCGATCGCGTTCCGAGCCGTGGTGCGCGACCTTGCTGACCACTGCCGCGCCGACGATGTGGACTTCATCGGCGGGCTCGACGCGCGCGGATTCTTGTTGGGCAGCGCAGTGGCCTACGAACTCGGAATCGGAATCTTGGCAGTGCGTAAGGGCGGCAAGCTGCCCCCACCGGTGCACCGGGTGGAGTACGACCTCGAGTACGGCTCCGCCGCGCTGGAGATCCCCGCCGATGATTCGATTCCGCTGCGCGGCAAGAAGGTGTTCCTCATCGATGACGTGCTCGCCACCGGCGGAACCCTGCAGGCTTCCCGGTCGTTGCTGGAGAAGGCCGGAGCCACAGTGAGCGGCCTGGCCGTGGTCCTAGAAGTTGAGGGGCTCAACGGACGCGACCTGTTTAAAGACCTGCCGCTCTACGTTGTGGCCCACCAGGGAGAGGGCCGATAG